A portion of the Streptomyces erythrochromogenes genome contains these proteins:
- a CDS encoding helix-turn-helix transcriptional regulator, producing MIMRGRGAESALVHRLLEGARAGMSGVLVLRGDAGIGKTALLDHAVASASGLQVTRVAGVEAEQELGFAAVHRVLLPFLGARAGLPGPQRAALETAFGMVGGAAPDRFLVGLAALTLLAESARERPLLVVCDDAQWLDRESLDVLAFVGRRLHADGIVALFALRDDAAAPPTLTGLPELRLGRLPESDALALLMDHADGGIDQVVAERIIAEAAGNPLALRELAQGPHVVEAGFAEPPALGRRLEARFLRRVHDMPVLTRTVLLTAAADATGDRHLVRRAVRHRMGAGNDDIAEAFEQAEREELLTARPAPGASAFRHPLIRSAVYGGASRAERRSVHAALAAVTDAHAEPERHAWHAAAAADGPDEQVASALHGCAERARNTGGYLAQAAFLQRAADLTDDPVQRTARLLEACAAALMAGAPHRAEELLSRLPAPGPAIPVLGAHADRLGGLARLMLGGDGAVRLLLDAALVLSEHDPGAGRDTLLEAFDAAMVAPRSGPDAGALQVAGAALTAVACRTAPAPGADVCVPDLLLDGHARLVAVGHREAAPSLRAALAAMRLPGAEEGGAVRWSLLGMIAAVELWDIDALGECGRRYADAARGHGALRMLQISAHANATSEVFRGNLAGAEAHFAEFKDIADATGADPRFSHPTDVMLHAWRGDEPATLSAVAAQRELYPELPGGIQVQLARAALVVLGLGGRRYPQAQAAAQAVLDDPPPHCGGLSLPGLVEAAVRNGDQGVARRALELLAERATASGTPWASGLLARSRALVAPDSEAEGLFQEAAAHLAPTPLLTEKAHTDLLYGEWLRRQRRRHDARSLLRRAHGQFTSMGAAAFAERARLELRATGEQARKRGAGTERHLTPQEFRVARMAARGATNQEIATDLFISASTVEYHLGKVFRKLGVSSRRQLAASLPQE from the coding sequence ATGATCATGAGAGGCCGGGGGGCGGAAAGCGCTCTGGTGCACCGGCTGTTGGAGGGCGCCCGCGCGGGCATGAGCGGCGTGCTCGTCCTGCGCGGCGATGCCGGCATCGGCAAGACGGCCCTGCTGGACCACGCGGTCGCGTCGGCTTCGGGCCTGCAGGTCACGCGGGTCGCGGGCGTCGAGGCCGAGCAGGAGCTGGGTTTCGCGGCCGTGCACCGCGTCCTGCTGCCGTTCCTGGGTGCCCGGGCCGGGCTGCCCGGGCCGCAGCGTGCCGCGCTCGAAACGGCGTTCGGGATGGTGGGCGGTGCCGCGCCCGACCGGTTCCTGGTGGGGCTCGCCGCTCTCACCCTCCTCGCGGAGTCCGCCCGCGAGCGGCCGCTGCTGGTCGTGTGCGACGACGCCCAGTGGCTGGACCGGGAGTCCCTCGACGTCCTGGCCTTCGTGGGGCGCCGGCTCCACGCCGACGGCATCGTCGCTCTTTTCGCCCTGCGCGACGACGCGGCGGCGCCGCCGACACTGACCGGTCTGCCCGAACTCCGGCTCGGCCGGCTGCCGGAGAGCGATGCGCTGGCGCTGCTCATGGACCACGCCGACGGCGGGATCGACCAGGTCGTGGCCGAGCGGATCATCGCCGAGGCGGCCGGCAATCCGCTCGCCCTGCGCGAACTGGCCCAGGGGCCCCATGTCGTGGAGGCGGGGTTCGCCGAACCGCCGGCCCTCGGGCGGCGCCTGGAGGCACGGTTCCTGCGGCGGGTCCACGACATGCCGGTGCTGACCCGGACGGTGCTGCTGACGGCGGCCGCCGACGCGACCGGCGACCGGCACCTCGTACGGCGGGCGGTCCGGCACCGGATGGGGGCCGGCAACGACGACATAGCCGAGGCGTTCGAACAGGCCGAACGGGAGGAGCTGCTGACCGCCCGCCCCGCTCCCGGCGCCTCCGCGTTCCGTCACCCGCTGATCCGCTCGGCCGTGTACGGGGGCGCGTCGCGGGCCGAACGCCGTTCCGTGCATGCCGCTCTCGCCGCCGTGACCGACGCGCACGCCGAACCCGAACGGCACGCCTGGCATGCGGCCGCCGCCGCGGACGGCCCCGACGAGCAGGTCGCGTCCGCACTGCACGGCTGTGCCGAGCGGGCCAGGAACACCGGCGGCTACCTGGCTCAGGCCGCTTTCCTGCAGCGGGCCGCGGATCTCACCGACGACCCGGTCCAGCGGACCGCACGGCTGCTCGAGGCGTGTGCGGCGGCGCTCATGGCCGGCGCCCCGCACCGGGCCGAGGAGCTCCTCTCCCGGCTGCCGGCGCCGGGGCCTGCGATCCCCGTCCTGGGCGCCCATGCCGACCGGCTGGGCGGGCTGGCCCGCCTGATGCTGGGCGGGGACGGGGCGGTGCGCCTGCTCCTCGACGCCGCCCTGGTGCTCTCGGAGCACGACCCGGGAGCGGGCCGCGACACGCTGCTGGAGGCCTTCGACGCTGCGATGGTCGCTCCCCGCAGCGGCCCCGATGCCGGTGCCCTGCAGGTGGCCGGCGCCGCGCTCACCGCCGTCGCCTGCCGTACGGCCCCGGCGCCCGGTGCGGATGTTTGCGTTCCGGATCTTCTGCTGGACGGTCACGCCCGGCTGGTCGCCGTCGGCCACCGCGAGGCCGCGCCGTCCCTGCGGGCGGCGCTCGCGGCGATGAGGCTGCCCGGAGCGGAAGAGGGCGGAGCGGTCCGCTGGAGCCTGCTGGGGATGATCGCCGCCGTCGAGTTGTGGGACATCGACGCCCTGGGGGAATGCGGACGGCGGTACGCCGATGCCGCGCGCGGCCACGGGGCGCTGCGCATGCTCCAGATCAGTGCGCACGCCAACGCGACCTCGGAGGTGTTCCGCGGCAACCTGGCCGGTGCGGAAGCGCACTTCGCGGAGTTCAAGGACATCGCGGACGCGACCGGAGCCGATCCGCGCTTTTCCCACCCCACCGATGTGATGCTGCACGCCTGGCGCGGGGACGAGCCGGCGACCCTGTCGGCGGTGGCGGCGCAGCGGGAGCTGTATCCCGAGCTTCCCGGCGGGATTCAGGTGCAATTGGCCCGTGCGGCGCTGGTCGTGCTCGGGCTGGGCGGGCGCCGCTACCCGCAGGCCCAGGCCGCGGCCCAGGCGGTTCTCGACGACCCTCCGCCGCACTGCGGCGGGCTGAGCCTTCCCGGCCTGGTCGAGGCCGCCGTCCGCAACGGCGATCAGGGCGTGGCCCGCCGGGCCTTGGAGCTCCTCGCCGAGCGGGCCACGGCCAGCGGCACCCCGTGGGCGTCGGGCCTGCTGGCCCGCAGCCGCGCCCTCGTCGCCCCGGACAGCGAGGCGGAGGGCCTCTTCCAGGAGGCCGCCGCGCATCTGGCGCCGACGCCGCTCCTCACCGAGAAGGCGCACACGGACCTCCTGTACGGGGAGTGGCTGCGTCGGCAGCGCCGCAGGCACGACGCCCGAAGCCTGCTGCGGCGCGCCCACGGGCAGTTCACGTCGATGGGGGCGGCCGCCTTCGCCGAGCGGGCCCGTCTGGAACTGCGGGCCACGGGCGAGCAGGCGCGCAAGCGGGGCGCGGGGACCGAGCGGCACCTCACCCCGCAGGAGTTCCGGGTCGCGCGGATGGCAGCTCGTGGTGCCACCAATCAGGAGATCGCGACGGACTTGTTCATCAGTGCGAGCACGGTGGAGTACCACCTCGGCAAGGTCTTCCGGAAGCTCGGTGTCTCCTCCCGCCGGCAGTTGGCTGCGTCGCTGCCGCAGGAGTAG
- a CDS encoding ATP-binding protein, whose translation MDGLRASWANTTHDWAATVDADHLAHIRCSPAEFAPDGPWHLALEVLAYAADEASGRGGGSCAVALHPDGSLSVRDDGRGTDTRVDEHGRTVKKPVMATKDLRFFDVPQAEVLPDGRPRRGMSVVAALSEWLVHTNRRRSGAWTQRYERGVPVTGLEPVEADGTTGTLVRFRPDESLGAVTAPAAVDLARLAAAWPHLELRVDDRRGG comes from the coding sequence ATGGACGGTTTGAGGGCTTCCTGGGCCAACACGACGCACGACTGGGCCGCCACCGTCGATGCGGATCATCTGGCACACATCCGGTGCAGTCCCGCGGAGTTCGCTCCGGACGGCCCCTGGCACCTGGCCCTGGAGGTACTCGCCTATGCCGCCGACGAGGCGTCGGGCAGGGGCGGCGGAAGCTGCGCCGTCGCCCTCCATCCCGACGGCTCCCTGTCCGTCCGCGATGACGGACGGGGCACCGACACCCGGGTGGACGAGCACGGCCGGACGGTGAAGAAGCCGGTCATGGCCACGAAGGACCTGCGGTTCTTCGACGTCCCGCAGGCCGAGGTACTGCCCGACGGCCGTCCCCGGCGCGGCATGTCCGTGGTCGCGGCGCTCAGCGAGTGGCTCGTCCACACCAACCGCCGCCGGAGCGGGGCCTGGACCCAGCGCTACGAACGCGGCGTCCCCGTCACCGGCCTCGAGCCCGTCGAGGCCGACGGCACGACCGGCACGCTGGTCCGCTTCAGGCCGGACGAGTCGCTGGGGGCGGTGACCGCGCCGGCGGCCGTCGACCTTGCGCGCCTCGCCGCGGCCTGGCCGCATCTGGAGCTTCGGGTCGACGACCGGCGCGGGGGCTGA
- a CDS encoding barstar family protein, whose amino-acid sequence MPPTPTLTDRRSPWVVFTSPTDPWLASETAALVQRNGLVLRLDGREMRDAASVFRTFARELSFLGYFGHNWDALVDCLHDWHGSGHGDQDLAILIDHADDLLMSDFLGLFVSVLAQAAWNSNLRLDADGELDEWRRPMAQHFVFLLDHTAPVAFAEAAARGMDVAVALSDGRLLVTLTDVDWPGGDPASAPWTAGPLSFADEEILSGMNVQAITLFREHLGCSIHEALAILQSRSDHLRRGVPAGRGVGGRAGAGPGGP is encoded by the coding sequence ATGCCGCCGACGCCCACCCTGACCGATCGACGCTCCCCCTGGGTCGTGTTCACTTCCCCGACCGACCCGTGGCTGGCGTCGGAAACGGCCGCGCTCGTGCAGCGCAACGGGCTGGTCCTGCGGCTGGACGGCCGGGAGATGCGGGATGCGGCGTCCGTCTTCCGCACGTTCGCCCGGGAGTTGTCGTTCCTCGGCTACTTCGGCCACAACTGGGACGCGCTCGTGGACTGCCTCCACGACTGGCACGGCTCCGGGCACGGCGATCAGGACCTCGCGATCCTGATCGACCACGCGGACGACCTGCTGATGTCGGACTTCCTCGGGCTGTTCGTGTCGGTCCTGGCCCAGGCTGCCTGGAACTCCAACCTCCGCCTGGACGCCGACGGCGAGCTCGACGAGTGGCGTCGGCCTATGGCCCAGCACTTCGTCTTCCTCCTGGACCACACCGCTCCCGTCGCCTTCGCGGAAGCGGCGGCCCGCGGCATGGACGTGGCGGTGGCGCTCTCGGACGGCCGCCTGCTCGTCACCCTGACCGACGTCGACTGGCCCGGTGGAGATCCCGCGTCCGCGCCCTGGACGGCCGGCCCGCTCTCCTTCGCGGATGAGGAGATCCTCAGCGGCATGAACGTCCAGGCCATCACGCTGTTCCGCGAGCACCTCGGCTGCTCGATCCACGAGGCCCTGGCCATCCTCCAGTCCCGCTCCGACCACCTGCGCCGAGGAGTTCCGGCTGGGCGAGGTGTCGGTGGCCGCGCCGGTGCGGGGCCCGGCGGGCCCTGA
- a CDS encoding alpha/beta hydrolase, protein MAGPASPTPPARDRARIEDANATGRVPAVFVHGLWLLPTSWDRWAALFEEAGFAPVTAGWPDDPETVAEAGAHPEAFARKSVGQVADHFCDLIGGLDRKPVVIGHSFGGLITQIIAGRGLSRASVAIDPAPFRGVLPLPLSSLRAAGAVLGNPANYHRAVPLTYEQFRYAFANAVDEQEARQLYETFAVPAPGRPLFQAAAANVNPWTEVKVDTTAADRGPLLVISGEKDHTVPWAIADASYRKQARNTHAVTEITEIAGRGHSLTIDHGWREVAQTALDFVRRFADPAR, encoded by the coding sequence ATGGCAGGCCCCGCTTCCCCCACACCCCCGGCGCGCGACCGGGCCCGCATCGAGGACGCCAACGCCACCGGCCGCGTGCCGGCCGTGTTCGTCCACGGCCTCTGGCTGCTGCCCACCAGCTGGGACCGCTGGGCGGCGCTCTTCGAGGAGGCCGGATTCGCGCCGGTCACCGCGGGCTGGCCCGACGATCCGGAGACCGTCGCAGAGGCCGGCGCCCACCCCGAGGCGTTCGCGCGCAAGAGCGTCGGGCAGGTCGCCGACCACTTCTGCGACCTCATCGGCGGACTGGACCGCAAACCCGTGGTCATCGGCCACTCCTTCGGCGGCCTGATCACACAGATCATCGCCGGGCGCGGCCTGTCCAGAGCCTCGGTCGCCATCGACCCCGCGCCCTTCCGCGGCGTGCTCCCGCTCCCGCTGTCCTCCCTCCGCGCCGCCGGCGCGGTCCTCGGCAACCCGGCCAACTACCACCGCGCGGTACCGCTGACGTACGAGCAGTTCCGCTACGCGTTCGCCAACGCGGTCGACGAGCAGGAGGCCCGGCAGCTGTACGAGACGTTCGCGGTACCCGCCCCGGGCCGGCCGCTCTTCCAGGCGGCGGCCGCGAACGTGAACCCGTGGACGGAGGTGAAGGTCGACACCACCGCCGCGGACCGGGGCCCGCTCCTGGTCATCTCGGGGGAGAAGGACCACACGGTCCCCTGGGCCATCGCCGACGCCTCGTACCGCAAGCAGGCCCGCAACACCCACGCGGTCACCGAGATCACCGAGATCGCGGGCCGAGGGCACTCCCTCACCATCGACCACGGCTGGCGCGAGGTCGCGCAGACCGCGCTCGACTTCGTCCGCCGCTTCGCCGACCCCGCCCGGTAG
- the eif5A gene encoding translation initiation factor IF-5A, translating into MSDVDLDFEPPAEASGSDTFPMRAGTLRRNGHVLMDGFPCRLTDVSISKSGQRGQTEVNLTGIDIFTGERHEDMHPCAHDVQVPVVVLTEYVLTGIDDGYLSLVGESTGEARDGIALPEGTLGRDIESDFAAGRGVRVAVTRAMGREAVTGHRAE; encoded by the coding sequence ATGAGCGACGTGGACCTCGACTTCGAACCGCCTGCGGAAGCCAGTGGGAGCGACACGTTCCCGATGCGGGCGGGGACCCTGCGCAGGAACGGCCATGTGCTCATGGACGGCTTTCCCTGCAGGCTCACCGACGTCTCGATCTCGAAGTCGGGTCAGCGCGGCCAGACCGAGGTGAACCTCACGGGGATCGACATCTTCACCGGCGAGAGGCACGAGGACATGCACCCCTGCGCCCACGACGTGCAGGTACCGGTGGTCGTCCTCACCGAGTACGTGCTGACCGGCATCGACGACGGGTACCTCTCGCTCGTGGGCGAGTCCACGGGCGAGGCCAGGGACGGCATCGCGCTGCCGGAGGGCACGCTCGGCCGGGACATCGAGAGCGACTTCGCCGCCGGCAGGGGCGTCCGCGTCGCCGTGACCCGCGCCATGGGCCGGGAAGCCGTCACCGGCCACCGCGCGGAGTAG
- a CDS encoding helix-turn-helix domain-containing protein, whose protein sequence is MQAQKTERVRTRSRPADQPTADRATDRATDRAADRATDRATDRAAEPGLFADEIAIDDCGYLRIRTLEATPHRTHRDGRNSEIGGPFVVVAVQASGSGLLSRNGSRIRLSQGDMALLPSGGELAVELPEPSRMHLLRLPCAVLAVPQADLSAVLGSVIRATPGLGSVVSRFLAAFAEAAPGLDAEAGGRMAGHIAGMLATLIAERAAAGTRPAAGTATTEAAVLMARIRAHISLHLADPDLSPRSIATAHHVSVRYLHRLFSQDATTVGNWIRERRLEEAARELARPGRSRTVSCIAHRWGFVSANHFSRVFRQRYGMSPRDWTNSFAPPRNPPPGGVPAGVSRCACAR, encoded by the coding sequence ATGCAAGCGCAAAAAACCGAACGGGTCCGCACACGGTCCCGCCCCGCGGACCAGCCGACGGCGGACAGGGCGACGGACAGGGCGACGGACCGCGCGGCGGACAGGGCGACGGACAGGGCGACGGACAGGGCGGCGGAGCCGGGGCTGTTCGCCGACGAGATCGCGATCGACGACTGCGGATACCTTCGGATACGCACCCTCGAAGCCACACCGCACCGGACCCACCGCGACGGCCGGAACAGCGAAATCGGCGGGCCGTTCGTCGTCGTGGCCGTTCAGGCCTCGGGTAGCGGGCTGCTGTCCCGCAACGGCAGCCGGATACGCCTGTCGCAGGGCGACATGGCCCTGCTCCCCTCGGGCGGCGAACTCGCCGTGGAGTTGCCCGAGCCCTCCCGGATGCACCTGCTCCGGCTGCCGTGTGCCGTGCTCGCCGTCCCGCAGGCAGACCTGTCGGCCGTGCTGGGCAGTGTCATCCGGGCCACTCCGGGCCTGGGGTCCGTCGTCTCCCGCTTCCTGGCCGCCTTCGCCGAAGCGGCACCGGGCCTGGATGCCGAAGCCGGCGGCCGCATGGCCGGCCACATCGCAGGGATGCTGGCCACCCTCATCGCGGAGCGGGCCGCCGCCGGCACCCGGCCCGCAGCCGGGACCGCCACGACGGAAGCAGCGGTCCTGATGGCGCGTATCCGTGCCCACATCAGCCTGCACCTGGCGGACCCGGACCTGTCCCCACGGTCGATCGCCACCGCACACCACGTGTCCGTCCGCTACCTGCACCGGCTCTTCTCGCAGGACGCCACGACGGTCGGCAACTGGATCCGGGAGCGCCGCCTGGAAGAGGCCGCCCGGGAGCTGGCCCGACCGGGACGCAGCAGGACCGTCTCCTGCATCGCACACCGGTGGGGCTTCGTCAGCGCCAACCACTTCAGCCGTGTGTTCCGCCAGCGGTACGGCATGTCACCGCGGGACTGGACCAACTCCTTCGCGCCGCCCCGGAATCCTCCGCCGGGCGGGGTGCCGGCCGGTGTCAGCCGTTGCGCTTGTGCCCGTTGA
- a CDS encoding deoxynucleoside kinase, with the protein MAVICVGGMIGIGKTSVAELLAKELGSDVFYESVDDNPILPLFYTASPEEIQARRYPFLLQLYFLQTRFASIKEAYKQGDNVLDRSIYEDWYFAKVNHDLGRISSLEMQVYEGLLGEMMREIDGLPYRKAPDLMVYLKADFETVLHRIGLRGRDFEQDESLIEYYRTLWSGYDDWVNLHYSASEVLVVDMNHTDVVHNPDDAARVVQEVKVALAAVRANAATGL; encoded by the coding sequence ATGGCAGTGATCTGCGTCGGAGGCATGATCGGGATCGGCAAGACGAGTGTGGCCGAACTGCTCGCCAAGGAACTGGGCAGCGACGTCTTCTACGAGAGCGTCGACGACAATCCGATCCTTCCGCTCTTCTACACGGCGAGCCCCGAGGAGATCCAGGCGAGGCGCTACCCCTTCCTGCTCCAGCTCTACTTCCTGCAGACCCGGTTCGCCTCGATCAAGGAGGCGTACAAGCAGGGCGACAACGTCCTGGACCGGTCCATCTACGAGGACTGGTACTTCGCCAAGGTCAACCACGACCTGGGCCGGATCAGCTCCCTCGAGATGCAGGTGTACGAGGGCCTGCTGGGCGAGATGATGCGCGAGATCGACGGCCTGCCGTACCGCAAGGCCCCCGACCTCATGGTCTACCTCAAGGCGGACTTCGAGACGGTGCTGCACCGGATCGGCCTGCGGGGCCGCGACTTCGAGCAGGACGAGAGCCTCATCGAGTACTACCGCACCCTGTGGTCGGGCTACGACGACTGGGTGAACCTGCACTACTCGGCCAGCGAGGTCCTCGTCGTCGACATGAACCACACGGATGTCGTGCACAACCCCGACGACGCGGCCCGCGTGGTCCAGGAGGTCAAGGTCGCCCTGGCCGCGGTCAGGGCGAACGCCGCGACCGGCCTCTGA
- the msrA gene encoding peptide-methionine (S)-S-oxide reductase MsrA produces the protein MSKTEQKAWLAGGCFWGMQDLIRRLPGVLSTRVGYSGGGTPHPTYRDHGTHAEAIEIVFDPAATDYRTILEYFFQIHDPTTKNRQGNDIGTSYRSAIFYLDEEQRHIAQETIADVEVSGLWPGTVVTEVVPADEFWEAEPEHQDYLARYPDGYTCHFPRPHWKLPKRA, from the coding sequence ATGAGCAAGACCGAGCAGAAGGCATGGCTGGCCGGCGGCTGCTTCTGGGGCATGCAGGACCTCATCCGCAGACTCCCCGGCGTGCTGAGCACACGGGTCGGATACAGCGGCGGCGGCACACCCCACCCCACCTACCGCGACCACGGCACCCACGCGGAGGCGATCGAGATCGTCTTCGACCCCGCCGCCACCGACTACCGCACCATCCTCGAGTACTTCTTCCAGATCCACGACCCGACGACGAAGAACCGCCAGGGCAACGACATCGGCACCAGCTACCGCTCCGCCATCTTCTACCTGGACGAAGAGCAGCGGCACATCGCCCAGGAGACCATCGCCGACGTCGAGGTGTCCGGCCTGTGGCCCGGAACGGTCGTGACCGAGGTGGTCCCCGCCGACGAGTTCTGGGAAGCCGAACCGGAGCACCAGGACTACCTCGCCCGCTACCCCGACGGCTACACCTGCCACTTCCCCCGCCCCCACTGGAAGCTCCCCAAGCGGGCCTAG